The Desulfobulbaceae bacterium nucleotide sequence GGACCATTGGTGTGGAAGACCCCAAGTCGTTCAGGCTCCATTGGGGCTGATATCAGAGCGGACAATGCAATCAAAGACAGAACCAGAACCGGCTGTTGCCTCCAGTTCACCCGATAGCGACGGATATGATCCCAGGCAAGGGCTAGCCACAACAACCCCAACCCAATGAGATGATTTGCATACACTCGCTTCATTCCCTCATCGATCATGGAAAACAGCAGTGAATCCAACAAACCTCCCATCAGGGGGAGTGAGAGCAGAATGTTTTCTGCAATCATGCCTGCGGAACTGCCTGTGGCATCACCGCGCAGAATATAACCGGTAAAAAGAAGCAGCAACGCCGCAACCATAGACAGAGTCAGTAGCAACCAGCGATTGAAGGCCATTGGGGCACGACTTCGGTCGACAACAACAGCCACTAAATGAATGACAGCCAAGATAAAAAAGGCCTGACTGGCAAAAAAATGCAACGCCCGCCAGAATGCCCCAA carries:
- a CDS encoding DUF4405 domain-containing protein, which gives rise to MGQSIGSAVRRFLIESRWGTSSMVALYLSLISGVVVSLQYDSAHPYYSASSLDILAPFGAFWRALHFFASQAFFILAVIHLVAVVVDRSRAPMAFNRWLLLTLSMVAALLLLFTGYILRGDATGSSAGMIAENILLSLPLMGGLLDSLLFSMIDEGMKRVYANHLIGLGLLWLALAWDHIRRYRVNWRQQPVLVLSLIALSALISAPMEPERLGVFHTNGP